In a single window of the Paracoccus sp. SCSIO 75233 genome:
- a CDS encoding TerB N-terminal domain-containing protein, which produces MVVVTTMLQAWPIGGQMLFPFGVPVILVWWQEKRRSRKVAAKAQAEGSSENLPPRPEQVPRPSAYDKRIERERERTREANASKEPAAVQAYSPPKQDYAEIVRAGKSAAPALAAAAERNQPSRVASSASAGSSKSGWVRSNETASVAGRNIGGMVYVGTPPLLNTHGYRDKCRAYIDPSLSVARSGADKAGEGMPYWPGYSDISPQCRATYLDWLASGRNDASYNPGYMFLYFYGLERRFFVDQSNEDVKDIVQEVRRLQSLYPDNHSVRRYLGEFLDIAMLAETDLHAIEPMFEKQGWELPFSLKYAIGARIDKGENLTADWLLSWFICHPETYLRTPATRCRDEFVALFRIRFDRRFPDGLKVTKPRKSLTASYRAASSEFQGSASPSVGGKPVPDISGLRKPVEIAQELADEVINDLDKLSRFLGRNPDGRGSVEAHALLPSELWDAFPSEEMERLKSWASDIVDRGGLVPLEEVIGRLEGETNEKIGKRQMTGAADALARLGFGLAPDPRFALRSPKAEEPVVLFSLGEPIERLEEVSDSYRSALIELALGSFVAHADGRIAEPERRALEDQVSAAALSDQERRRLRANLEWFLAVPPDMALLRRKLKEVGQDNQAAMRAALVGAAHADGIIHSDEVASIEKIYKALGLDPALAYSDLHAGEVADGPRTVRASQPGRPGEAIPELEKASGPKLDASRIAAIRSDTERVSSVLGQIFDVEEEERGASGPASQSQLAGLDPKHGALVLELLTREHWSETEFETICASQGLMASGALEVVNEWAFETYDEALLDEYDGYDVSLEIAEAVKEKMSAEGRDV; this is translated from the coding sequence CGGAGATCGCGGAAAGTCGCTGCAAAGGCGCAAGCTGAGGGGAGTTCTGAAAACCTACCCCCCCGACCTGAGCAGGTGCCGCGCCCAAGTGCCTACGACAAGCGTATCGAGCGTGAGCGCGAACGAACCCGCGAAGCCAACGCGTCCAAAGAGCCGGCTGCCGTGCAGGCTTACTCCCCACCAAAGCAGGACTACGCTGAAATCGTTCGGGCTGGAAAGTCTGCAGCGCCGGCACTTGCCGCTGCCGCTGAACGAAACCAGCCCTCGCGAGTGGCATCGAGCGCATCGGCCGGATCATCGAAAAGCGGGTGGGTCCGGTCTAACGAAACAGCTAGCGTCGCCGGCCGCAACATCGGCGGGATGGTCTATGTCGGCACGCCTCCCTTGCTGAACACCCACGGGTATCGTGACAAGTGCCGAGCCTATATCGATCCATCCCTGTCCGTCGCGCGCTCTGGAGCCGACAAAGCTGGTGAAGGTATGCCCTACTGGCCGGGGTACTCGGATATCTCACCTCAGTGCCGGGCGACCTACCTCGACTGGTTGGCCAGCGGGCGAAACGATGCCTCCTATAACCCCGGCTACATGTTCCTGTACTTCTACGGGCTGGAGCGACGATTCTTCGTCGATCAGTCCAACGAAGATGTCAAGGATATCGTCCAGGAAGTTCGGCGGCTGCAGTCACTTTACCCTGACAACCACTCTGTCAGGCGTTATTTGGGGGAGTTTCTCGACATTGCGATGCTTGCCGAAACCGACCTCCACGCTATCGAGCCGATGTTCGAGAAGCAGGGGTGGGAACTTCCGTTCTCACTCAAATACGCAATCGGAGCTCGGATCGACAAAGGCGAGAACCTGACCGCTGACTGGTTGCTGAGTTGGTTCATCTGCCATCCGGAAACATATCTGAGAACTCCCGCGACGCGGTGCCGTGACGAGTTCGTCGCTCTTTTCCGTATACGGTTTGATCGGCGTTTTCCTGATGGGCTCAAAGTGACCAAACCCCGGAAATCACTCACGGCTTCTTATAGGGCCGCCTCGAGCGAGTTTCAGGGGTCTGCCAGCCCATCCGTGGGCGGGAAGCCGGTCCCGGATATTTCCGGTCTTCGCAAACCGGTCGAGATTGCCCAGGAGTTGGCTGATGAGGTGATTAACGACCTCGACAAGCTCAGTCGCTTCCTGGGCCGAAATCCCGATGGCCGCGGAAGCGTGGAAGCGCATGCTTTGCTGCCCTCTGAACTATGGGATGCCTTCCCATCAGAGGAAATGGAGCGCTTGAAATCTTGGGCAAGCGATATCGTCGATCGCGGGGGATTGGTGCCGCTTGAGGAGGTGATCGGACGACTGGAGGGAGAAACGAACGAGAAGATCGGAAAACGGCAAATGACAGGAGCCGCCGACGCGCTCGCGCGCCTCGGTTTCGGTCTGGCGCCCGACCCTCGGTTTGCGCTCCGGTCGCCCAAGGCGGAGGAGCCTGTTGTGCTGTTTAGTCTGGGTGAACCCATCGAAAGACTGGAGGAAGTTTCCGACAGCTATAGAAGCGCCTTGATCGAATTGGCACTTGGGTCGTTCGTCGCCCATGCTGATGGTCGCATCGCGGAGCCTGAACGCAGGGCGTTGGAAGATCAGGTTTCTGCCGCGGCCCTCAGCGATCAGGAACGCCGCAGGCTTCGCGCAAACCTTGAATGGTTCCTGGCCGTGCCACCGGACATGGCACTTCTGCGGCGGAAACTGAAGGAGGTGGGCCAAGACAACCAGGCCGCCATGCGGGCAGCGCTGGTTGGTGCAGCACATGCCGATGGCATCATTCACTCCGACGAAGTTGCAAGCATCGAGAAAATCTACAAGGCTTTGGGACTTGATCCCGCGCTTGCCTACTCTGACCTGCATGCTGGTGAAGTTGCGGATGGTCCGCGCACCGTTCGTGCCTCGCAACCAGGTCGCCCGGGCGAAGCGATACCCGAGCTTGAAAAAGCCAGCGGACCCAAACTCGACGCGTCGCGGATCGCAGCAATCCGTTCGGACACTGAGCGCGTGTCGTCCGTCCTGGGGCAGATTTTCGACGTCGAAGAGGAAGAACGTGGTGCGTCCGGGCCCGCCAGCCAAAGCCAGCTGGCGGGGCTTGACCCGAAACACGGCGCCCTCGTCCTCGAACTGCTGACTCGGGAGCATTGGTCTGAGACCGAGTTCGAGACGATCTGTGCCTCGCAAGGCTTGATGGCGTCCGGGGCACTGGAAGTCGTGAATGAATGGGCTTTTGAGACCTACGATGAAGCGCTGCTCGACGAGTATGATGGATATGACGTGTCTCTGGAAATTGCGGAGGCGGTAAAAGAAAAGATGAGTGCGGAGGGCAGGGATGTCTAA
- a CDS encoding ATP-binding protein, whose protein sequence is MSKLKPRERDAIVQALRAGVVPKLGLRHIQVGRVREIEELVKDMDRISDGGSAIRFIIGEYGSGKTFFMNLIRLVALEKGLVVMFADLAPDRRIHATGGQARGLYAEMARNLSTRTKPDGGALASVVERFVSQAHRDAEERDLPTGTVIRERLGHFEELTGGFEFAEVIRRYWEGHETGDDELKSAALRWLRGEFATRTDARKALGVRTIIDDASVYDHLKLMSAFVCEAGYKGLLVGLDEMVNLYKLTSSQARNANYEQILRILNDVLQGSAENLGFLMGGTPEFLMNTRRGLYSYEALQSRLAENTFARDGLVDLSGPVVRLASLTPEDLFVLLANVRRIMQDDAGALPDDALEAFMAHCSDRIGEAYFRTPRNTVTAFVNLLSVLEQNPGVEWSDLIEKIEVSEDLGEDMTEVDESIGAQDPGDDDLISFKL, encoded by the coding sequence ATGTCTAAGTTGAAACCACGTGAACGCGATGCAATCGTACAGGCGCTTCGGGCCGGAGTCGTGCCCAAGCTCGGTTTGCGCCATATCCAGGTCGGCCGCGTCCGGGAGATTGAAGAGCTCGTTAAGGACATGGACCGGATATCCGATGGCGGATCGGCAATTAGGTTCATCATCGGGGAATACGGATCGGGCAAGACGTTCTTCATGAACCTGATCCGCCTCGTCGCTTTGGAGAAAGGCCTGGTCGTGATGTTCGCGGATCTGGCGCCAGATCGGCGCATTCACGCGACCGGCGGACAAGCTCGGGGGCTGTATGCGGAGATGGCCCGAAACCTCTCGACGCGGACAAAGCCCGATGGCGGGGCATTGGCCAGCGTGGTGGAAAGGTTTGTCAGCCAGGCTCACCGAGATGCTGAAGAACGGGATTTGCCCACGGGGACCGTCATTCGTGAACGCCTTGGCCACTTTGAAGAACTTACCGGAGGGTTTGAGTTCGCCGAAGTCATCCGTCGATATTGGGAAGGCCATGAGACCGGCGACGACGAGTTGAAATCCGCAGCCCTGAGATGGCTGCGCGGCGAGTTCGCGACACGCACCGACGCGCGCAAGGCGCTTGGTGTGCGAACGATCATCGACGACGCCAGTGTCTATGACCATCTGAAGCTGATGTCGGCATTCGTGTGCGAGGCCGGGTATAAAGGATTGCTGGTCGGCCTCGACGAGATGGTGAACCTCTACAAGCTCACTTCGTCGCAGGCCCGCAATGCAAACTACGAACAGATCCTACGGATTCTGAATGATGTGCTGCAGGGCAGTGCCGAGAACCTCGGATTTCTCATGGGCGGGACCCCGGAGTTTCTGATGAACACCCGTCGAGGGCTCTACAGCTACGAAGCCCTTCAATCGCGTTTGGCCGAGAACACCTTCGCGCGAGACGGATTGGTCGATCTTTCAGGACCGGTTGTCCGGCTGGCCAGCCTGACCCCTGAAGATCTCTTCGTTCTTCTGGCCAATGTCCGGCGGATCATGCAGGACGATGCAGGTGCTCTGCCGGACGACGCGCTCGAGGCCTTTATGGCGCATTGCTCGGACCGGATCGGTGAAGCTTACTTCCGCACCCCGCGCAATACGGTGACGGCCTTCGTGAACCTGCTTTCTGTGCTCGAGCAGAACCCCGGTGTCGAGTGGAGCGATCTAATCGAAAAGATCGAGGTCTCCGAAGACCTCGGCGAAGACATGACCGAGGTAGACGAGTCGATTGGTGCCCAAGACCCCGGTGACGATGATCTGATCAGCTTCAAGCTCTGA